The nucleotide sequence ATAACCCACACGGTTCAGATGGAACCTTATTAGGACAAGAGAATACAGAGGGTTTGCAAGACTTTATAACCCACACGGTTCAGATGGAACTTAAACAACTTTAACGAAAACAAAAATTTCTTAAAAACTTTATAACCCACACGGTTCAGATGGAACGAATTACTCAAAGCTTATGAAACCAACGAAAAAATCACTTTATAACCCACACGGTTCAGATGGAACAAAAATTTTTGCCGACTCCTCAGTTCCTGGTTGCTGCTTTATAACCCACACGGTTCAGATGGAACTAGTGTTTCTGATAGCTTTTTGCATATTTCTTCATACTTTATAACCCACACGGTTCAGATGGAACTCTTTTGCTGTTTTTTTGATATGTTGTTCTTCGTCTCTTTATAACCCACACGGTTCAGATGGAACTTGGGGATATTGAGATTGACGTAGAGTTTTATTATTACTTTATAACCCACACGGTTCAGATGGAACGGCTTTATGCGGGATTTTATAGCCGATTTAATCACACTTTATAACCCACACGGTTCAGATGGAACTTGTAAAAAGTAAATTCCAATTTGACAGTTCTTGTTCTTTATAACCCACACGGTTCAGATGGAACCCGTTAACTTTTAACTCAAAAATAAAATCGCTTTTAACTTACTCTATCAATATTCTGATAATCATTATACCAAACTTTTAAAAAATCCGCAAGTTGAAGTTTTTTGCAGCAAACCTCGATATACAGAAAATATATTATTATATTTTATCCTTTAACATCCCATCACAAGCCAACCGCTGAAAACCACAAACTCAGAAGCTCGCTGCAAATACCACTCTTTAACTTCCCGATCTCAAAAAATTTTAAAATAAAAAATTATAAATTTTCAAAAAATTAAACACTAAAAATTTCAAAATTAAAAAGTTTAATTCATCAAATACTTACAATTACTTTTCAAAAAATTTCTTTAAAAACATCACTACCCAAGCTCAAATCAAACTTCAAAAAATAAAATTGCATTACCAATACCTTAGCTTCACTGACTTATAAATCATCTTACCAAATCATCAATCAATCAGATAAAAATCACTAAATTATTGATAAACCAATCTCCAACGTCTCACATCTCACATCTCACGTTTCACGTAAAACAAGCTTGTGTGGGCTAACCTATTCAATTGACAAGGTACAGTTAAAAAAATTAAAAAGCTAATATAAATATACAAAAAAATTTTCTACCTGTCAAGCAGAAAATGAAAGCTGTTAAAAACCCTTCTGCTATAATATTTCATCCTGTAGAGCTTATGAAAAAAATATCCAAAGCATTTTTGAGTAGAATTGAAAGTAGTCCTTTTCAAAAAGGAGTGAAAGGTTGAGATACGAGCAAATCATAGAAAAAGCTAAAAAAATAAAATGGTTCGTTTTTGATGTAGATGGAGTTTTAACTGATGGAAAAATTATCTACGACTCAGAAGGCAAGGAAATAAAAATGTTTTATGTAAAAGATGGAATAGGTATTCATATGCTTAACATGGTTGGTATAAAAACAGCCATCATTACAGGCAGAAGTTCAGAAATAGTAGAGAAAAGAGTAAGGGAGTTAAACATTACAGAAGTTTTTCAAAACTCTTCAAATAAATTAATCCATTACAATGAGCTTAAAGAAAAGTATAATCTTAAAGATGAAGAAATTTTGTATATTGGAGATGATATTGTTGATATTCCAGTGTTAAAAAGGGTTGGATTTGGAGCGACTGTTCCATCTGCACCGGAAGAAGTTAAAAAGTATGCTATTTATATTACTAATAAAGAAGGTGGAAATGGAGCTGTTAGGGAAGTTATAGACTTGGTTTTAAAAATTCAAGGCAAGTATGATGAAATCATTAAAAAATACTGTGAGATTTAGATGCAAGATAGGGAAAGGTGGAATCAAAAGTATTTAAGCGGTTTTTCAGGAGAAAAAGAGCCATCAGAAATTGTCAAAAACTTTTATCATTTGGCAAAGGCAGGAAGGGCGCTTGACATTGCAGCAGGTTTAGGCAGGAACTCTTTATTCTTGGCAGAAAAAGGCTTTGTAGTTGATGCTGTTGATGTTTCTGATGTGGCAATTGAAAAACTAAAAACATTACATCCAAACATTAATCCAATTCATCAAGATTTAAAAATTTACAGACCAGAAAAAGATAAATACGATTTGATAATCAATATAAACTTTTTAGAAAGAATTTTATTTCCATACATAAAGGAAGCTTTAAAGAAGGATGGTGTTTTGATTTTTGAGACTTTCCTTGAAGGAAGTCCATCAAAAAACAGTGATTTTTTACTTAGAAAAAATGAGCTATTACATAGCTTTTTATCTTTGGAAATAGTATACTATCAAGAAAAAGAAGTTATTACTTGTAAAAATGAAAAAGCATACAAGGCTTATTTGGTTGCAATAAAAAGATGTTAAATCAAGATACAAAAAAGATTTTATCTTTGGCAGTTCCTGCTGCTTTAAGCAATTTTTTAGATATCGTTCAAGTACTTGTAGATATGATCATGCTTGGAAGGGTTTCTCCCTCTGCCATAGCGTCAGCCGGTATATCTATGCAGTTTTTAGGGCTTTTGTATGCAATGATGGCTACTTTTTCAGTAGGTACTTCTGTTGTAATTTCCCGGTACATCGGAGCAAAGCAGTACTCACAGGCAAACAAAACCGCCTTTTCTATCTCTGTTTTTTCTTTACTATTATCCATTCCGTTTACAACCTTAGGCTTTTTCTTTTCTAAGTATATTTTTATGTTTATGGCAGGTTCTGATGAAGTAATCAGGCTTGGTCAAGAGTATTTTTCTATATTGGCTTTGACCTTTCCGGTTTTATTCATGGAAATGGCTATATACTCTGCATTTAATGCAGCAGGAGACACAAAAACACCTTTAAAGATAGTAATCGTTGCAAACATTATAAACACGGTGCTTGCTTATGGACTGATATTTGGAAATTTTGGATTTCCAAGGCTTGAAGTCAAAGGTGCTGCCATTGCCACAGCCGTAAGCTATTACATAAGCTTTTTTATTTATCTGTACGTGATAAACTCAAAACATTCAAAAATTAGATTTGAATTTGAATTTATACTTGAAGAAGTCAAGAAGATTCTTAAAATCGGTATTCCAAGTGGTTTGGAAAGGACTTTAACATACTTTTCTTTTTTACTTTTTGTAAAGATAATAGCTGATTATGGAATTTACACACTTGCAGGGTATCAGGTAGGACTTAGGATAGAAGGGCTTGCGTTTATGCCGGGTTTTGGCTTTACAATCGCAGCAATGACCCTTGTAGGTCAAAGCCTTGGTTCTAACAATCCACAGCAGGCAGAAAAATATTCAAAAGAGATAATAAAGATTGCTTCTATTTTCATGGGTCTCATGGGTGTTGCGATGGTAATCTTTCCTGAGTATTTAGCCATGGTGTTTACAAATGATAAAAAAACAATAGAAGAGGCTTCTTTATACTTAAGAATAGTAGGACTAACTCAAATTCCTTTAGCAATAGGGTTTGTTTTAAGCGGTGTTTTAAGAGGTGCAGGAGCTACAAAAACAACATTATACATAAATACATTTTCTTTATGGGTTTTAAGAATCATTCCGGCTTACATACTTTCAAAAATTTTTGGAAATATTTTATTTGTGTATTTAGCAATGTTTTTAGAAACATACCTAAAAGCAGCTATACTTTGGTATTTCTTTAAAAAGGGCGATTGGAAAAAGATTAAAGTTTAGTGAGAGTGCTTACAAAAATCTACATCGTTATTCTGCAGCCGTTGAAGAATCTCTTTTTTTTCTTTTCAAATTAAAAAATCAAAGAGATCCTTCGGACTTCGTCCTCATGATGACAAGGAAAGGTAGGTCTACGAGAATTTTGGAATATTCTCTCCGACATATTTACAAACTAATTTTGTTATTTCTTGCTCCTAACTTTCCAACTTCTCTAAAGCTTCTTTAATTCTTCTTACTCCTTCAACAATATTATCCATAGATGTTGCATAAGATAATCTTATATAACCTTCTTTTCCAAAGGCTGAGCCGGGAACTACTGCAACTCTTGCATTTTCAAGTAAATACTCTGTTAGGTCTAAATCGTTTTTAATATTACCTTTTATGTAATAAGAAACATTAGGAAAAGCATAAAATGCGCCTTCTGGTTTAACACACTTAACGCCTTTAATGCTGTTTAAAGCATCGACTATATAATCTCTTCTTTTTATAAACTCATTTCTCATCATCGCTGGAAATTGACCGTTGTCTTTTAATGCTTCTAAAGCTCCATACTGGGCAAAAGTTGTTGGGTTTGAGATTGTCTGACTTTGTATGTTAGTAATAGCTTTTATGTACTTTTCAGGAGCTGCAACCCATCCAAGCCTCCAACCTGTCATAGAGTAAGATTTAGAAAATGCTCCAACTGTAAATGTTATCTCTCTAACTTCTTTTGACAAAGAAGCTATGCTAACGTGTGGCTCTCCATAGCTAAACTCTTCATAACACTCGTCAGAGATTATCATTATTTTGTGTTTTAAGCAAACTTCTGCTATTCTTTCAAGCTCTTTTTTTGGTATTACTGCACCGGTAGGGTTTGATGGTGTGTTTAAGACTAAAGCCTTTGTTTTTGGAGTTATTGATGATTCTACTATTTCCGCCGTTAAAACAAAGCCGTTTTCTTCTGAAAGCTCCGGTTTAACACTTTCTCCATCGTTTAAAGCTATCTGCTCTGTATAAGAAACCCAATAAGGAGCTGGAACTATCACTTCGTCTCCCGGATTTAAGAGAATTGCAAAAATCTCATATAAGCCCATTTTAGCACCGGGAACTACTATAACTTCTGAAGGTGTGTATTCTATGTTATTTCTGTTTTTTAATTTCTCTGCAATTGCTT is from Sulfurihydrogenibium sp. and encodes:
- a CDS encoding MATE family efflux transporter: MLNQDTKKILSLAVPAALSNFLDIVQVLVDMIMLGRVSPSAIASAGISMQFLGLLYAMMATFSVGTSVVISRYIGAKQYSQANKTAFSISVFSLLLSIPFTTLGFFFSKYIFMFMAGSDEVIRLGQEYFSILALTFPVLFMEMAIYSAFNAAGDTKTPLKIVIVANIINTVLAYGLIFGNFGFPRLEVKGAAIATAVSYYISFFIYLYVINSKHSKIRFEFEFILEEVKKILKIGIPSGLERTLTYFSFLLFVKIIADYGIYTLAGYQVGLRIEGLAFMPGFGFTIAAMTLVGQSLGSNNPQQAEKYSKEIIKIASIFMGLMGVAMVIFPEYLAMVFTNDKKTIEEASLYLRIVGLTQIPLAIGFVLSGVLRGAGATKTTLYINTFSLWVLRIIPAYILSKIFGNILFVYLAMFLETYLKAAILWYFFKKGDWKKIKV
- a CDS encoding methyltransferase domain-containing protein codes for the protein MQDRERWNQKYLSGFSGEKEPSEIVKNFYHLAKAGRALDIAAGLGRNSLFLAEKGFVVDAVDVSDVAIEKLKTLHPNINPIHQDLKIYRPEKDKYDLIININFLERILFPYIKEALKKDGVLIFETFLEGSPSKNSDFLLRKNELLHSFLSLEIVYYQEKEVITCKNEKAYKAYLVAIKRC
- a CDS encoding HAD-IIIA family hydrolase, which translates into the protein MRYEQIIEKAKKIKWFVFDVDGVLTDGKIIYDSEGKEIKMFYVKDGIGIHMLNMVGIKTAIITGRSSEIVEKRVRELNITEVFQNSSNKLIHYNELKEKYNLKDEEILYIGDDIVDIPVLKRVGFGATVPSAPEEVKKYAIYITNKEGGNGAVREVIDLVLKIQGKYDEIIKKYCEI
- a CDS encoding pyridoxal phosphate-dependent aminotransferase; amino-acid sequence: MELSQRIQKIKPSQTLAITAKANELKAKGVDIISFGAGEPDFDTPDFVKEAAIKALKEGKTKYTAAAGIPELRKAIAEKLKNRNNIEYTPSEVIVVPGAKMGLYEIFAILLNPGDEVIVPAPYWVSYTEQIALNDGESVKPELSEENGFVLTAEIVESSITPKTKALVLNTPSNPTGAVIPKKELERIAEVCLKHKIMIISDECYEEFSYGEPHVSIASLSKEVREITFTVGAFSKSYSMTGWRLGWVAAPEKYIKAITNIQSQTISNPTTFAQYGALEALKDNGQFPAMMRNEFIKRRDYIVDALNSIKGVKCVKPEGAFYAFPNVSYYIKGNIKNDLDLTEYLLENARVAVVPGSAFGKEGYIRLSYATSMDNIVEGVRRIKEALEKLES